The sequence GCTGCGCATCTTCGCCGCGCACCTGCTGCCCGCCACCTTGTCGCAGCTCCTGGTGCTCGCCACGCTCGATATCGGCCACATGATGCTGCATGTCTCCGGCCTCTCCTTCCTCGGCCTCGGCGTCGCGCCGCCGACCGCCGAATGGGGCGTGATGATCGGCGATGCGCGCCAGTTCGTCTGGACCGCGCCGATGCTGATCTTCTGGCCGGGCCTCGCCCTCTTCGTCTCGGTGATGGCGTTCAACATCCTGGGCGATGCGCTGCGCGACCGTCTCGACCCGCATCTGAGGGCGGACCATTGTCATTGAATCTCGCCCCCACACCCTCCTCCGCATCCGGCCTCCTCTCCATTGAGGGGCTGACGGTCGCCGCCGGTTCCGGCTCCGGTGCCGACGGCGCGGTCCTGGTCCGCGACCTGACGCTGGAGGTCCGGCGCGGCCGCGTCCTGGCGCTGGTCGGCGCCAGCGGATCGGGCAAGTCGATGACCTGCATGGCCGCGCTCGGCACTTTGCCGCCCGGCACCAGGGCGCTGTCCGGCCGCGTCCGTCTCAATGGTGCCGAGTGCGCGCCCGCCGCCCTTCGCGGCCGACAGGTCGCGACGATCCTGCAGAACCCGCGCAGCGCCTTCAATCCGGTCCGCACCATGCGCGATCATGCGCTGGAGACGCTTGCCGCGCTGGGCCTTTCAGGGCCCGATGCAGAAGCGCGCATTGCGGCGGCGATGGCCGAGGCCGGGCTCGACGAGCCCGCCCGCATCCTGCCGCTGCATGCCTTCGAGATGAGCGGCGGCATGCTGCAGCGGATGATGATCGCGCTGGCGCTCCTCGCCGATGCGCCGTTCCTCTTCGCCGACGAGCCGACCACCGATCTCGACCTCGTGGTGCAGATGCGCATCCTTGAGCTTCTGGAGCGTCTGGTTGCCGCGCGCGGCCTCGGCGTCCTGCTCGTCACCCACGACATGGGCGTCGTCGCCCGCCTCGCCGACGATGTCGCGGTGCTCGATCAGGGCCGCCTGGTCGAATGCGCGCCGGTCGAGGAGGTGTTTCAGGCGCCGCGCCATCCGGTCACCCGGATGCTGGTTGCGGCGCATCTTGCCCTTTACGGATTGGAGCTTGCCCCATGACGCTGATCCGCGCCGATGGCGTCTCCCGGATCTATCGCAGTGTCTCGCTGGTCGGGACGGGCGCCGCGCGCACGGCGCTGGACGGCGTCTCGCTTTCGGTTGCGGCCGGCGAGACCGTCGCCCTGCTCGGCCGCAGCGGCTGCGGCAAGAGCACGCTGGCGCGCCTGCTCTGCGGGCTGGAGCGGCCCGACGGCGGCACCGTCGCCTTTCGCGGCACGCCGCTGGACCGTCTCGACCGGGCCGGCCTGCGCCGGTTCCGCCGCGAAGTGCAGATGGTGTTCCAGGACGCACCCGGCGCGGTCAATCCCCGCTTCGACATCCGCTCGATCATCGCCGAGCCGTTGCGTTATCTGACCTCGCTCGATGCTTCGGCCCGCGCCCGACGGGTCGACGAGCTGCTCGAAATGGTCGAGCTTCCGGCCTCGCTTGCCTCCATGCTGCCCTCGCAGGTCAGCGGCGGCCAGCTGCAGCGCGTGTGCATCGCCCGCGCTCTGGCGCCAGAGCCGGCTCTCGTCGTCCTCGACGAGGCGGTCTCCAATCTCGACCTGCACCTT comes from Stappia sp. 28M-7 and encodes:
- the nikD gene encoding nickel import ATP-binding protein NikD, with protein sequence MNLAPTPSSASGLLSIEGLTVAAGSGSGADGAVLVRDLTLEVRRGRVLALVGASGSGKSMTCMAALGTLPPGTRALSGRVRLNGAECAPAALRGRQVATILQNPRSAFNPVRTMRDHALETLAALGLSGPDAEARIAAAMAEAGLDEPARILPLHAFEMSGGMLQRMMIALALLADAPFLFADEPTTDLDLVVQMRILELLERLVAARGLGVLLVTHDMGVVARLADDVAVLDQGRLVECAPVEEVFQAPRHPVTRMLVAAHLALYGLELAP
- the nikE gene encoding nickel import ATP-binding protein NikE; its protein translation is MTLIRADGVSRIYRSVSLVGTGAARTALDGVSLSVAAGETVALLGRSGCGKSTLARLLCGLERPDGGTVAFRGTPLDRLDRAGLRRFRREVQMVFQDAPGAVNPRFDIRSIIAEPLRYLTSLDASARARRVDELLEMVELPASLASMLPSQVSGGQLQRVCIARALAPEPALVVLDEAVSNLDLHLQAATLALLKRLQQASGIACLFVTHDLRLVERFADRTIVMQRGQVVEETGTSALAELRHPASLELKAAILPPLPARVRTVKVAAAG